In one Bradyrhizobium sp. 4 genomic region, the following are encoded:
- a CDS encoding aldo/keto reductase: MNTKPFGKTGASVSVIGQGTWYLDHGDRKRAIAALQRGLDLGTTHIDTAEMYGDAELVIADAIAGRRDEVFLVSKVLPSNASRRGTITACERSLKRLKTDRLDCYLLHWRGSYPLEDTVAAFEELVKAGKIKSWGVSNFDADDLDEMLEAAGEDRIACNQVLYHLKERAIEHAVIPWCEQHGVAVVAYSPFGHDDFPASSSKGGAVLARIAEARRATPRQVALSFLTRATTVFAIPKASSAEHAGENAAAGDLVLTKEEIAALDAAFPRGPKPRGLPML, encoded by the coding sequence ATGAACACGAAACCCTTCGGCAAAACCGGTGCCAGCGTCTCTGTCATCGGGCAGGGCACCTGGTATCTCGACCATGGCGATCGTAAGCGCGCGATCGCGGCGCTACAGCGCGGGCTCGATCTCGGCACGACCCACATCGACACCGCCGAGATGTATGGCGATGCCGAGCTCGTCATTGCGGACGCGATCGCGGGCCGCCGCGACGAGGTGTTCCTGGTGTCGAAGGTGCTGCCGAGTAACGCCTCCCGCCGCGGAACCATCACCGCCTGTGAGCGCTCGCTGAAGCGGCTGAAGACCGATCGGCTCGATTGCTATCTGCTGCATTGGCGCGGTTCGTATCCGCTGGAGGACACCGTGGCCGCATTCGAGGAGCTGGTGAAGGCCGGCAAGATCAAATCCTGGGGCGTTTCCAATTTCGACGCCGATGATCTCGACGAGATGCTCGAAGCCGCCGGCGAAGACCGCATCGCCTGCAATCAGGTGCTCTATCATCTCAAGGAACGCGCGATCGAGCACGCCGTGATCCCGTGGTGCGAACAGCATGGTGTCGCCGTGGTCGCCTATTCGCCGTTCGGCCACGACGATTTCCCTGCAAGCAGCAGCAAGGGCGGCGCGGTGCTGGCGCGCATCGCGGAGGCGCGTCGCGCGACGCCGCGCCAGGTCGCGCTGAGCTTCCTCACCCGTGCGACTACGGTGTTCGCGATTCCGAAGGCGTCGTCCGCGGAACATGCCGGCGAAAATGCCGCGGCTGGCGATCTCGTGCTGACGAAAGAGGAGATTGCGGCGCTCGATGCGGCGTTTCCGCGCGGTCCGAAGCCGCGCGGACTGCCTATGCTGTAG
- a CDS encoding MFS transporter — MTKSPTGNQTWISDWRPEDEAFWNATGKTIARRNLIWSIVAEHIGFSVWLIWSIVTTKLPQAGFHYTTDQLFQLVAVPGLIGALMRFPYTFAVTTFGGRNWTIFSAAILFIPTLSLAYFVGQPDTPFWLMLLIASTAGLGGGNFASSMTNISFFFPDRMKGWALGLNAAGGNIGVSSVQLLTPILMTLAVINLFQATPVDGVFLQNAGLMWVLPIAIAVFGAVFFMNNLTTAKSSIKNQLAVVKRKHTWIMAYLYIGTFGSFIGYSAAFPLLIKTQFPQVTIAIAFLGPLVGSLSRPLGGWLADRIGGSVITFWNFIVMAGATIGVLYFVGHKDFIGFLSMFLVLFVTTGIGNGSTYRMIPSIFREQNLFRVRGKGDAERALALKTASIESGAAVGFIGAVGAVGGYLIPTGFGKSIALTGGPQLALAIYLGFYASCLALTWWFYLRRSPQGEGASSLAGARV; from the coding sequence ATGACCAAGAGTCCGACTGGTAATCAGACTTGGATCTCAGACTGGCGCCCCGAAGATGAGGCGTTCTGGAATGCGACTGGCAAGACCATCGCGCGCCGCAACCTGATCTGGTCGATCGTGGCCGAACATATCGGCTTCTCGGTCTGGCTGATCTGGAGCATCGTCACCACCAAGCTGCCGCAGGCGGGCTTCCACTACACCACCGACCAGCTGTTCCAGCTCGTCGCGGTGCCCGGGCTGATCGGCGCGTTGATGCGCTTTCCCTACACCTTCGCGGTGACCACCTTCGGCGGTCGCAACTGGACCATCTTCAGCGCGGCGATCCTGTTCATTCCGACGCTATCGCTCGCCTATTTCGTCGGCCAGCCCGACACGCCGTTCTGGCTGATGCTGCTGATTGCCTCGACCGCCGGTCTCGGCGGCGGCAATTTTGCCTCCAGCATGACCAACATCTCGTTCTTCTTCCCCGACCGGATGAAGGGGTGGGCGCTCGGACTGAATGCGGCCGGTGGCAATATCGGCGTCTCGAGCGTGCAGCTGTTGACCCCGATCCTGATGACGCTCGCCGTCATCAACCTGTTCCAGGCAACGCCCGTCGACGGCGTCTTCCTTCAAAACGCCGGCCTGATGTGGGTGCTGCCGATCGCGATCGCGGTGTTCGGCGCAGTGTTCTTCATGAACAACCTGACCACGGCCAAGTCGTCGATCAAGAACCAGCTCGCCGTGGTCAAGCGCAAGCACACCTGGATCATGGCGTATCTCTATATCGGCACGTTCGGCTCCTTCATCGGCTACTCGGCTGCATTTCCGCTGCTGATCAAGACCCAGTTCCCGCAAGTCACGATTGCGATCGCATTCCTGGGACCGCTGGTCGGTTCGCTGTCGCGGCCGCTCGGCGGCTGGCTTGCCGACAGGATCGGCGGCTCGGTCATCACGTTCTGGAATTTCATCGTGATGGCAGGCGCGACGATCGGCGTGCTCTACTTCGTCGGGCACAAGGATTTCATCGGCTTCCTGTCGATGTTCCTGGTCCTGTTCGTGACGACGGGCATCGGCAACGGTTCGACCTACCGCATGATCCCCTCGATCTTCCGCGAGCAGAATCTGTTCAGGGTGCGCGGCAAGGGCGATGCGGAGCGCGCGCTCGCCTTGAAGACGGCGAGCATCGAGAGCGGTGCTGCGGTTGGCTTCATCGGCGCGGTCGGCGCCGTCGGGGGCTATCTGATCCCGACCGGCTTCGGCAAGTCGATCGCGCTGACCGGCGGGCCGCAGCTCGCGCTCGCGATCTATCTCGGCTTCTACGCCTCCTGCCTCGCGCTGACCTGGTGGTTCTATCTGCGTCGCAGCCCGCAGGGTGAAGGCGCGTCAAGCCTCGCCGGAGCACGTGTCTAA
- a CDS encoding CmpA/NrtA family ABC transporter substrate-binding protein: MTKRTRRPSDTGLSRRQLLKAAGSTAALLAAVKLNFPAGAFAQDAGPEVKGAKLGFIALSDAGPLFVAKDKGLFAKYGMPDTDVQKQASWGTTRDNLVLGSEGNGIDGAHILTPMPYLISAGKVTQNNQPTPMYILARLNLDSQCISVANEYADLKLGVDATPFKAALEKKKASGKAVKAAMTFPGGTHDLWIRYWLAAGGIDPDKDIETIVVPPAQMVANMKVGTMDCFCVGEPWNLQLIHQNIGYTAITTGELWNKHPEKSFGMRAAFVDKYPKAAKALLMAVMEAQQWSDKAENKAELAAIMGKRQWMNCPVEDVLDRTAGKFDYGLPGKVVENSPHIMKYWRDFASYPFQSHDLWFLTEDIRWGKYEANFDTKALIAKVNREDMWRDAAKTLGIASAEIPTSTSRGKETFFDGKVFDPENPAAYLKSLAIKRVEV, translated from the coding sequence ATGACCAAGCGCACCCGCCGGCCGTCGGACACTGGCCTCAGCCGCCGTCAATTGTTGAAGGCCGCCGGCTCGACCGCCGCCCTCTTGGCCGCTGTAAAACTGAATTTCCCCGCCGGCGCCTTCGCGCAGGACGCAGGCCCCGAGGTCAAGGGCGCCAAGCTCGGCTTCATCGCGCTGAGCGATGCCGGCCCCTTGTTCGTCGCCAAGGACAAGGGCCTGTTCGCCAAATACGGCATGCCGGACACCGACGTGCAGAAGCAGGCCTCCTGGGGCACCACGCGGGACAATCTCGTGCTCGGCTCAGAAGGCAACGGCATCGACGGTGCGCACATCCTGACCCCGATGCCGTACCTGATCTCGGCGGGCAAGGTGACGCAGAACAACCAGCCGACGCCGATGTACATCCTGGCGCGGCTCAATCTCGATAGCCAGTGCATCTCCGTCGCCAACGAATATGCCGACCTGAAGCTCGGCGTCGACGCCACGCCCTTCAAGGCGGCGCTCGAGAAGAAGAAGGCCTCGGGCAAGGCCGTGAAGGCCGCGATGACCTTCCCCGGCGGCACCCATGACCTCTGGATCCGCTACTGGCTTGCTGCCGGCGGCATCGATCCGGACAAGGACATCGAGACCATCGTGGTGCCGCCGGCGCAGATGGTGGCCAACATGAAGGTCGGCACGATGGACTGCTTCTGCGTCGGCGAGCCCTGGAACCTGCAGCTGATCCACCAGAACATCGGCTACACCGCGATCACGACCGGCGAGCTCTGGAACAAGCACCCGGAAAAATCCTTCGGCATGCGCGCCGCCTTCGTCGACAAATATCCGAAGGCCGCGAAGGCGCTGCTGATGGCGGTGATGGAAGCGCAGCAGTGGTCGGACAAGGCCGAGAACAAGGCCGAGCTCGCCGCCATCATGGGCAAGCGGCAGTGGATGAACTGCCCGGTCGAAGACGTGCTCGACCGCACCGCCGGCAAGTTCGACTACGGCCTTCCCGGCAAGGTGGTCGAGAATTCGCCGCACATCATGAAGTACTGGCGCGACTTCGCCTCTTATCCTTTCCAGAGCCACGACCTCTGGTTCCTCACCGAGGACATTCGCTGGGGCAAGTACGAGGCGAATTTCGACACCAAGGCGCTGATCGCCAAGGTCAACCGCGAAGATATGTGGCGCGACGCGGCCAAGACGCTCGGCATCGCAAGCGCGGAGATCCCGACCTCCACCTCGCGCGGCAAGGAGACCTTCTTCGACGGCAAGGTGTTCGATCCGGAAAATCCGGCTGCCTATCTGAAGTCGCTCGCGATCAAGCGCGTCGAAGTCTGA
- a CDS encoding globin family protein, translating into MTPEQITLVQQSFAKVAPISAQAAVLFYDRLFEVAPSVRAMFPEDMTEQRKKLMGMLAAVVGGLSNLDSILPAASALAKRHVGYGAKAEHYPVVGATLLWTLEKGLGEAWTPELATAWTDAYGVLSGYMMSEAYGAQPQAAE; encoded by the coding sequence ATGACGCCAGAACAGATCACCCTCGTGCAACAGAGCTTTGCCAAGGTCGCGCCGATTTCCGCGCAAGCCGCGGTGCTGTTCTACGATCGCCTGTTCGAGGTCGCGCCGTCGGTGCGCGCGATGTTTCCCGAGGACATGACCGAGCAGCGCAAGAAGCTGATGGGCATGCTCGCCGCCGTCGTTGGCGGTCTGTCGAACCTGGACTCGATTCTTCCCGCGGCCTCGGCGCTTGCGAAGCGTCACGTCGGCTATGGCGCCAAGGCCGAGCACTACCCCGTGGTCGGCGCGACCTTGCTGTGGACCCTGGAGAAGGGCCTCGGCGAGGCCTGGACGCCCGAACTCGCTACCGCCTGGACCGACGCCTACGGCGTGTTGTCCGGCTACATGATGTCCGAGGCTTACGGCGCACAGCCGCAGGCCGCCGAATAG
- the ntrB gene encoding nitrate ABC transporter permease: MNMPATKIEVETAKPASAAAPVVAMTPKRPPRSETYARMARETAVRVIPPLVVIALLLLVWELVCRRAGSALPPPSKVFKDTKELILDPFFDHGGIDKGLFWHLSASLQRVAFGYSLSAIAGIALGVLVGQSVWAMRGLDPLFQVLRTIPPLAWLPLSLAAFRDGQPSAIFVIFITSIWPIIINTAVGIRNIPQDYRNVAAVVQLNPLEFFAKIMIPAAAPYIFTGLRIGIGLSWLAIVAAEMLIGGVGIGFFIWDAWNSSHISEIILALFYVGIIGFVLDRLIAGAGKIVTRGTALN; the protein is encoded by the coding sequence ATGAACATGCCCGCCACGAAGATCGAGGTTGAGACCGCGAAGCCCGCGAGCGCTGCCGCGCCGGTCGTCGCGATGACACCGAAGCGGCCACCGCGTTCGGAGACTTACGCGCGGATGGCGCGGGAGACCGCCGTGCGCGTGATCCCGCCGCTGGTCGTGATCGCGCTCTTGCTTCTGGTGTGGGAGTTGGTCTGCCGCCGCGCCGGCTCGGCACTGCCGCCGCCGTCGAAGGTGTTCAAGGACACGAAGGAGCTGATCCTCGATCCGTTCTTCGATCATGGCGGCATCGACAAGGGGCTGTTCTGGCACCTGTCCGCCAGCCTCCAGCGCGTTGCCTTCGGCTATTCGCTCTCGGCGATTGCCGGCATCGCGCTCGGCGTGCTGGTCGGGCAGTCGGTCTGGGCGATGCGTGGGCTCGATCCGCTGTTCCAGGTCTTGCGCACGATTCCGCCGCTCGCCTGGCTGCCGCTGTCGCTCGCCGCGTTCCGCGACGGCCAGCCCTCGGCGATCTTCGTCATCTTCATCACCTCGATCTGGCCGATCATCATCAACACCGCGGTGGGCATCCGCAACATCCCGCAGGATTATCGCAACGTCGCCGCGGTGGTGCAGCTCAACCCGCTCGAATTCTTCGCCAAGATCATGATTCCGGCCGCCGCGCCCTACATCTTCACGGGGCTTCGCATCGGCATCGGTCTGTCCTGGCTCGCCATCGTAGCGGCCGAGATGCTGATCGGCGGCGTCGGCATCGGCTTCTTCATCTGGGACGCCTGGAATTCCTCGCATATCAGCGAGATCATCCTGGCACTGTTCTATGTCGGCATCATCGGCTTCGTGCTCGACCGCCTGATCGCGGGCGCCGGCAAGATCGTCACCCGCGGCACCGCGCTGAACTAA
- a CDS encoding SMP-30/gluconolactonase/LRE family protein — protein MYLETPPRLIETRLFSAMPDKFRRKGERTDWADANRPGVPTDSFIEGPSFDKDGNLYIVDIPFGRIFRIAPDGEWSLAIEYEGWPNGLKIAADGRILVADYRHGIMEFDAEAGRIAPVLTSRNSESFRGCNDLHLASNGDIYFTDQGQTGLHDPSGRVFRLTPGGRLDCLVNTGISPNGLVLDPTETVLFVAMTRDNAVWRLPFMKDSSVSKVGRFCSLFGTSGPDGLTMDAKGRLFVGHASLGHVFVFAPNGELIARVKSCAGPNCTNVAIGGANKDLLYITESATGSVLVADIGVLNS, from the coding sequence ATGTACCTGGAAACGCCGCCGCGCCTGATTGAGACCAGGCTCTTCTCCGCCATGCCCGACAAATTCCGCCGCAAGGGCGAGCGGACGGATTGGGCCGATGCCAATCGGCCGGGCGTGCCGACGGACTCCTTCATCGAGGGCCCGTCGTTCGACAAAGATGGCAATCTCTACATCGTCGACATTCCCTTCGGCCGGATCTTCCGCATCGCGCCCGACGGCGAGTGGTCGCTGGCGATCGAGTATGAGGGCTGGCCGAACGGGCTGAAGATCGCGGCCGACGGTCGCATCCTGGTCGCCGATTACAGACACGGCATCATGGAGTTTGACGCCGAGGCAGGGCGCATTGCGCCGGTGCTGACCTCGCGCAACTCGGAGTCCTTCCGCGGCTGCAACGATTTGCATCTCGCTTCCAACGGCGACATCTATTTCACCGACCAGGGTCAGACCGGCCTGCATGACCCCAGCGGCCGTGTCTTTCGCCTGACGCCAGGCGGCCGGCTGGATTGCCTTGTTAACACCGGTATCAGCCCAAATGGTCTGGTGCTCGACCCAACCGAGACCGTGCTGTTCGTCGCGATGACGCGCGACAACGCGGTGTGGCGGTTGCCGTTCATGAAGGATAGCAGCGTGTCGAAGGTCGGCCGCTTCTGCTCGCTGTTCGGTACCAGTGGCCCCGATGGCTTGACCATGGATGCCAAGGGCCGCCTGTTCGTCGGTCACGCCTCGCTCGGCCATGTCTTCGTGTTCGCGCCCAACGGCGAATTGATTGCGCGGGTCAAGTCGTGCGCGGGGCCGAATTGCACCAATGTCGCGATCGGTGGCGCGAACAAAGATCTGCTCTATATCACGGAGTCCGCCACCGGTAGCGTGTTGGTCGCCGACATCGGCGTATTGAACTCTTGA
- a CDS encoding FAD-dependent oxidoreductase, with protein MSEPLVIVGNGMAAARLVDELAKTSLGRYAVAVIGEEPRLAYNRVLLSSVLAGETGSHEIELRPADWWRHRGVTVRYGYRVSEIDTGRRELKIEGEESMEYSKLVLAVGSTPLRLNVPGADLSGVHTFRDTRDVDLLLTLAAARKRVVVVGGGLLGLEAAYGLAKAGAPVTLLHLMDRLMERQLDAPAADLLKTLVERKGICILLNASTARIHGEGHVEAVELADGSRIEADAVIFAAGIRPNIALAKDAGIAVNRGIVVNDEMQTASPDIYALGECAEHRGTCYGLVEPAYEQARVLARHLSGRPAAYQGSVVSTNLKVSGVSVFSAGDFMGGEGSESLVLSDRRRGTYKKLVIAEGRLTGALLIGDTVDALWYLELIRNREKVAAIRADMMFGRVLARPSKAA; from the coding sequence GTGAGTGAACCGCTGGTCATCGTCGGTAACGGTATGGCGGCCGCGCGTCTGGTCGACGAGCTCGCCAAGACCTCGCTCGGCCGCTACGCGGTCGCCGTGATCGGCGAAGAGCCGCGGCTCGCTTACAACCGCGTTCTGCTCTCCTCCGTGCTGGCCGGCGAAACCGGCTCGCACGAGATCGAGCTTCGTCCCGCCGACTGGTGGCGCCATCGCGGCGTCACGGTGCGCTACGGCTATCGCGTCAGCGAGATCGACACCGGCCGACGCGAGCTCAAGATCGAAGGCGAAGAGAGCATGGAATATTCCAAGCTCGTGCTCGCCGTCGGCTCGACGCCGCTGCGGCTCAACGTGCCGGGCGCCGACCTTTCCGGCGTGCACACCTTCCGCGACACCCGCGACGTCGATCTGCTGCTGACGCTCGCTGCCGCAAGGAAGCGCGTCGTCGTGGTCGGCGGCGGTCTGCTCGGACTCGAAGCGGCTTACGGCCTCGCCAAGGCCGGTGCGCCCGTGACGCTGCTGCATCTGATGGACCGGCTGATGGAGCGCCAGCTCGATGCGCCCGCTGCCGACCTGCTCAAGACGTTGGTCGAGCGCAAGGGCATTTGCATCCTGCTCAATGCATCCACAGCGCGCATCCACGGCGAGGGCCATGTCGAAGCGGTCGAGCTTGCCGACGGCAGCCGCATCGAGGCCGATGCGGTGATCTTCGCCGCCGGCATCAGGCCCAACATTGCGCTGGCAAAGGACGCCGGCATCGCAGTCAACCGCGGCATCGTCGTCAACGACGAAATGCAGACGGCGTCACCCGATATCTACGCGCTCGGCGAGTGCGCCGAGCATCGCGGCACCTGCTACGGGCTCGTCGAGCCTGCCTACGAGCAGGCGCGCGTGCTGGCGCGGCATCTCTCCGGTCGTCCCGCGGCCTATCAGGGCAGCGTGGTCTCGACCAATCTGAAGGTGTCGGGGGTCAGCGTATTCTCCGCCGGCGACTTCATGGGCGGGGAGGGCAGCGAGAGCCTCGTGCTGTCAGACCGCAGGCGCGGCACTTACAAGAAGCTCGTCATCGCCGAGGGCCGGCTCACCGGCGCCCTGCTGATCGGCGATACCGTCGATGCGCTCTGGTATCTCGAACTGATCCGCAACCGCGAAAAGGTGGCGGCGATCCGCGCCGACATGATGTTCGGCCGCGTGCTCGCGCGTCCCTCCAAAGCGGCTTGA
- a CDS encoding nitrate reductase, with product MTAIDPTLRATKTTCPYCGVGCGVLATPDGKGGAAIAGDPDHPANFGRLCSKGSALGETVGLESRLLYPMIRCKGVLERVAWSDALDHVAHRMQHIVARDGADAVAFYLSGQLLTEDYYVANKLMKGFVGTANVDTNSRLCMSSSVAGHRRAFGADTVPGCYEDLDQADLLVFVGSNAAWCHPVLFQRMLKNRGERGARMIVIDPRRTDTATDVDLFLGLKPGTDTALFCGLFVHLADNGALDQDYIAQNTSGFDDALARARSIAGSVTATALATGLSEQDVATFFKMFRDTPRVVTLYSQGVNQSAQGTDKVNAILNCHLATGRIGKPGASPFSLTGQPNAMGGREVGGLANQLAAHMNFTPPDIDRVRRFWKAPRIATHEGLKAVQLFEAINRGEVKALWVMGTNPAVSLPDADFVREALKKLELFVVSENVLSNDTVDAGPHVLLPALAWGEKSGTVTNSERRISRQRSFLPAPGEARPDWWILSETAKRLGFGDSFSYKSAADIFREHAALSAFENDGSRDFDIGALTSLSDEGFDALKPVQWPAREGGAPGERFFAAGGFFTNDGKGRFVAPEVPALRGETGPSRPLRLNTGRIRDQWHTMTRTGLSQRLGAHLPEPFVEIHPDDAGRYNIVHDGYARITTDYGQCTLKVVVSDRQQRGTLFAPIHWSAMNASHGRVGALVAPFTDPFSGQPESKATPAAIGPYEYVFRGFALSRKQLDLPPNLMWTRVTVAGGFGYLFADNADLSRWPAWLGGVAGEDVADYRDFGGGVYRAASFAGDRIETCLFVGPAHDAGDWEVVKSLFVADHVTDEQRRMLLSGKSSEGAASTGPVVCACFGVGRGTICDTIVAGARTAAEIGVKLKAGTNCGSCIPELKRLIATTEIAPAKQTKRAGAAG from the coding sequence ATGACGGCGATCGATCCCACGCTCCGTGCCACCAAGACGACCTGTCCGTATTGCGGCGTCGGCTGCGGCGTGCTGGCGACGCCGGACGGCAAGGGCGGCGCGGCGATCGCGGGCGATCCCGATCATCCTGCCAATTTCGGCCGGCTGTGCTCCAAGGGCTCGGCGCTCGGCGAGACGGTCGGGCTGGAAAGCCGGCTGCTCTATCCGATGATCCGCTGCAAGGGCGTGCTCGAACGCGTCGCCTGGAGCGATGCGCTCGATCACGTCGCCCACCGCATGCAGCACATCGTCGCGCGCGATGGCGCCGACGCGGTCGCATTCTATCTCTCTGGCCAACTGCTGACCGAGGACTATTACGTCGCCAACAAGCTGATGAAGGGTTTTGTCGGCACGGCCAACGTCGACACCAATTCGCGGCTGTGCATGTCGTCCTCGGTCGCCGGTCACCGCCGCGCCTTCGGCGCCGACACCGTGCCCGGCTGCTACGAGGATCTCGACCAGGCCGATCTGCTGGTGTTCGTCGGCTCGAATGCCGCCTGGTGCCACCCGGTCCTGTTCCAGCGCATGTTGAAGAACCGTGGGGAGCGCGGCGCCCGCATGATCGTGATCGATCCGCGCCGCACCGACACCGCGACCGATGTCGATCTGTTCCTGGGCCTCAAGCCCGGCACCGACACGGCGCTGTTCTGCGGCCTGTTCGTTCACCTCGCCGACAATGGTGCACTGGATCAGGATTACATCGCGCAAAACACGTCGGGCTTTGACGACGCGCTGGCGCGCGCACGCAGCATTGCCGGCAGCGTCACCGCGACCGCACTGGCCACCGGCCTTTCCGAGCAGGACGTTGCCACCTTTTTCAAGATGTTCCGTGACACGCCCCGCGTCGTCACGCTGTACTCGCAAGGCGTCAATCAGTCGGCGCAGGGCACCGACAAGGTCAACGCGATCCTGAACTGCCATCTTGCGACGGGGCGCATCGGCAAGCCGGGTGCCTCGCCGTTCTCGCTCACCGGCCAGCCCAACGCGATGGGCGGCCGCGAGGTCGGCGGCCTCGCCAACCAGCTCGCCGCACACATGAACTTCACGCCGCCGGACATCGACCGTGTCAGGCGGTTCTGGAAGGCGCCGCGCATCGCCACCCATGAAGGGTTGAAGGCGGTGCAGCTGTTCGAAGCCATCAACCGCGGCGAGGTCAAGGCCCTGTGGGTGATGGGCACCAACCCCGCAGTGTCGCTGCCCGACGCGGACTTCGTGCGCGAGGCGCTGAAGAAGCTCGAGCTGTTCGTGGTCTCCGAGAACGTGCTCTCCAACGACACGGTCGATGCCGGCCCGCACGTGCTGCTGCCCGCGCTCGCCTGGGGCGAGAAGTCGGGCACCGTGACCAATTCCGAGCGCCGCATCTCGCGCCAGCGTTCGTTCCTGCCGGCGCCCGGCGAGGCGCGGCCGGACTGGTGGATCCTGAGCGAAACCGCAAAACGCCTCGGCTTTGGCGACAGTTTCAGTTACAAATCCGCAGCCGACATCTTTCGCGAGCACGCCGCGCTCTCGGCGTTCGAGAACGATGGCAGCCGCGACTTCGATATCGGCGCGCTGACCTCGCTGTCCGACGAGGGCTTCGACGCCTTGAAGCCCGTGCAGTGGCCGGCGCGTGAAGGCGGGGCGCCCGGCGAGCGCTTCTTCGCGGCCGGCGGCTTCTTCACCAACGACGGCAAGGGCCGCTTCGTCGCGCCGGAAGTGCCGGCGCTGCGTGGCGAGACCGGGCCTTCGCGGCCGCTGCGGCTCAATACCGGGCGCATCCGCGACCAGTGGCATACCATGACGCGCACGGGCCTCAGCCAGCGGCTCGGCGCGCATCTGCCCGAGCCGTTCGTCGAGATTCATCCCGATGACGCCGGCAGATACAACATCGTCCATGACGGCTATGCCCGGATCACCACCGACTACGGCCAGTGCACCCTCAAGGTCGTCGTCAGCGACCGCCAGCAGCGCGGCACGCTGTTCGCGCCGATCCACTGGAGTGCGATGAACGCCTCGCACGGTCGCGTCGGGGCGTTGGTCGCACCGTTCACCGATCCGTTCTCGGGGCAGCCGGAGTCCAAGGCGACACCAGCCGCGATCGGGCCTTATGAATACGTCTTCCGGGGCTTTGCGTTGTCGCGCAAGCAGCTGGACCTGCCGCCAAACCTGATGTGGACCCGCGTCACTGTTGCCGGCGGCTTCGGCTATCTCTTCGCCGACAATGCGGACCTGTCGCGCTGGCCGGCCTGGCTCGGTGGCGTTGCCGGCGAGGACGTCGCCGACTATCGCGACTTTGGCGGCGGCGTTTATCGCGCGGCGTCGTTTGCCGGCGACCGCATCGAAACCTGCCTGTTCGTCGGCCCCGCGCATGATGCCGGCGATTGGGAGGTGGTGAAGAGCCTGTTCGTCGCCGACCATGTCACCGACGAGCAGCGGCGCATGCTGTTGTCCGGTAAGTCGAGCGAGGGCGCGGCTTCGACCGGTCCGGTCGTCTGCGCCTGCTTTGGTGTCGGCCGCGGCACCATCTGCGACACCATCGTCGCAGGCGCGCGCACGGCCGCCGAGATCGGCGTAAAGCTCAAGGCCGGCACCAATTGCGGCTCCTGCATTCCCGAGCTGAAGCGCCTGATTGCGACGACCGAAATTGCGCCGGCGAAGCAGACCAAGCGCGCAGGCGCGGCGGGGTAG
- a CDS encoding ABC transporter ATP-binding protein: MTAYLKLDHIDKIFTRGAASTEVLKDINLTIEKGEYVSIIGHSGCGKSTLLNIIAGLTNATTGGVLLENREVNSPGPDRAVVFQNHSLLPWLTVYENVRLGVDKVFAKTKKRAERDAWVMHNLNLVQMAHAKDKRPSEISGGMKQRVGIARALAMEPKVLLLDEPFGALDALTRAHLQDSVMALHQKLGNTILMITHDVDEAVLLSDRIVMMTNGPSARIGEVLEVPLARPRKRLELATNATYLKCRQRVLEFLYERHRFVEAA; this comes from the coding sequence ATGACCGCTTATTTGAAGCTCGATCACATCGACAAGATTTTTACCCGCGGCGCAGCCTCCACGGAGGTGCTGAAGGATATCAATCTCACTATCGAGAAGGGCGAATACGTCTCGATCATCGGCCATTCCGGTTGCGGCAAGTCGACCCTGCTCAACATCATCGCAGGCCTGACCAACGCCACCACCGGCGGCGTGCTGCTCGAGAACCGCGAGGTGAACTCGCCGGGACCCGACCGTGCGGTGGTGTTCCAGAACCACAGCCTGTTGCCGTGGCTGACCGTGTATGAGAACGTCAGGCTCGGCGTCGACAAGGTCTTCGCCAAGACCAAGAAGCGCGCCGAACGCGACGCCTGGGTCATGCACAATCTCAACCTCGTGCAGATGGCTCATGCCAAGGACAAGCGTCCCTCGGAGATCTCCGGCGGCATGAAGCAGCGCGTCGGCATTGCCCGCGCGCTTGCCATGGAGCCGAAAGTGTTGCTGCTCGACGAGCCTTTCGGCGCGCTCGACGCACTGACCCGCGCGCATTTGCAGGATTCGGTGATGGCGCTGCATCAGAAGCTCGGCAACACCATCTTGATGATCACCCACGACGTCGACGAGGCGGTGCTGCTGTCCGATCGCATCGTCATGATGACGAACGGGCCGAGCGCGCGCATCGGCGAGGTGCTGGAGGTGCCGCTGGCGCGCCCGCGCAAGCGGCTCGAGCTCGCGACCAACGCCACTTACCTGAAGTGCCGGCAGCGCGTGCTCGAATTCCTCTATGAGCGTCATCGTTTCGTCGAAGCCGCGTAA